One Perognathus longimembris pacificus isolate PPM17 chromosome 2, ASM2315922v1, whole genome shotgun sequence DNA segment encodes these proteins:
- the Cdk1 gene encoding cyclin-dependent kinase 1, with translation MEDYIKIEKIGEGTYGVVYKGRHKTTGQIVAMKKIRLESEEEGVPSTAIREISLLKELRHPNIVSLQDVLMQDSRLYLIFEFLSMDLKKYLDSIPPGQFMDSSLVKSYLYQILQGIVFCHSRRVLHRDLKPQNLLIDDKGTIKLADFGLARAFGIPIRVYTHEVVTLWYRSPEVLLGSARYSTPVDIWSIGTIFAELATKKPLFHGDSEIDQLFRIFRALGTPNNEVWPEVESLQDYKNTFPKWKPGSLASHVKNLDENGLDLLSKMLVYDPAKRISGKMALNHPYFDDLDNQIKKM, from the exons ATGGAAGACTAtatcaaaatagaaaaaattgGAGAAG GCACTTATGGAGTTGTGTATAAGGGTAGACACAAAACAACAGGCCAAATAGTAGCCATGAAGAAAATCAGACTGGAAAGTGAGGAGGAAGGGGTTCCTAGTACTGCCATTCGGGAAATTTCTCTATTAAAAGAACTTCGTCATCCAAATATTGTCAG TCTCCAAGATGTGCTTATGCAGGATTCCAGGTTATATCTCATCTTTGAATTCCTCTCCATGGATCTCAAGAAATACTTAGATTCTATCCCACCTGGTCAATTCATGGATTCTTCACTTGTGAAG agtTATTTGTACCAAATCCTTCAGGGGATTGTGTTTTGTCACTCTAGAAGGGTTCTTCACAGAGACTTAAAACCTCAAAATCTATTGATTGATGATAAGGGAACAATCAAGCTGGCTGACTTTGGCCTTGCCAGAGCTTTTGGAATCCCTATTAGGGTTTATACACATGAG GTAGTGACACTCTGGTATAGATCGCCAGAAGTATTGCTGGGGTCAGCCCGTTACTCCACTCCTGTGGACATTTGGAGTATAGGCACCATATTTGCAGAGCTGGCCACTAAGAAGCCACTTTTCCACGGGGATTCGGAAATTGATCAACTCTTCAGGATTTTCAG agctttggGCACTCCTAATAATGAGGTATGGCCGGAAGTGGAATCTCTACAGGACTATAAGAATACATTTCCCAAATGGAAACCAGGAAGCCTTGCTTCCCATGTCAAAAACTTGGATGAAAATGGCTTGGATTTGCTCTCG aaaATGTTAGTCTATGATCCAGCCAAACGTATTTCTGGCAAAATGGCACTGAATCATCCATATTTTGATGATCTGGACAATCAGATTAAGAAGATGTAG